One window of Streptomyces sp. NBC_00273 genomic DNA carries:
- a CDS encoding cation-translocating P-type ATPase: MTIRTTTTRPVGFPAGPGLTQAEAERRLARYGRNEVAPPRSTPLHRRVLAQLRDPLIMVLLGAMVLTMAIGDHPDAVVIGLVVVFNTTVGVAQEVRADRAVAALSALSAPHARVLRDGTPHEVPAALVVPGDVLLLGEGDIVAADADLTEASALLVDESMLTGESEPVDKTADDTVSAGTVVVRGRGSATATATGPASALGRIAALLDTGRDLTPLQRRLASLGRILAAVTIALCVLFFALGLVRGLPWSTMAVTSISLAVAAVPESLPAVVTLALALGARRMAARNALVRRLPAVETLGSVSILATDKTGTLTEGRMVVQHLWTPSGTADVTGSGYEPLGSLTREGQPLAADQLRPLQELLTTAALCNDAGLRPPGKGSDTWTAVGDPMEAALLAAAARAGCPDQAALHRDCPRFAEAPFDSLRKRMTTLHHLPDGNVLVCLKGAPEAVLTAEVLAAPQELLDGAHRQAALLAAQGFRVLAVAGTERLVWDRPAPEAEHGLSLLGLVAISDPPKASAATTLEACRAAGITPVLITGDHPATAQAIAVRTGLVEDGSASEVLTGPELAAAPDTDLTRIRVFARTDPQQKLDIVRAWRARGAVTAMTGDGVNDGPALHQADIGVAMGARGTEVARQAADLVLTDDELSTVVKAVEEGRRVYDNIRRFLVYAMAGGAAEILVMLAGPVLGLALPLRAGQILWINLLTHGLTGVAMGAEPVTPQAMRRPPRPPGQHILAAGVWQRLLVLAAVVTTLSLAAGIVARAMDLPWQSVLFLALLAAQLGVALGLRARLLIRQNLFLPASVAVSALLATAALYVPALQSLLDTEPVGWSGTGLAAAAGLGAFIAARILRGAFHRKA; encoded by the coding sequence ATGACCATACGTACGACCACCACGCGGCCTGTCGGCTTCCCGGCGGGACCGGGGCTCACCCAGGCCGAAGCCGAGCGCCGCCTGGCCCGGTACGGCAGGAACGAAGTCGCACCCCCACGGTCCACGCCGCTGCACCGACGGGTGCTGGCCCAACTCCGCGACCCGTTGATCATGGTGCTCCTCGGGGCCATGGTGCTGACCATGGCGATCGGGGACCACCCGGACGCCGTCGTCATCGGCCTGGTGGTCGTCTTCAACACGACCGTGGGAGTGGCGCAGGAAGTCCGGGCGGACCGCGCTGTCGCCGCGCTCTCCGCCCTCTCCGCCCCGCACGCGAGAGTGCTGCGCGACGGCACCCCGCACGAGGTTCCGGCGGCACTGGTGGTGCCGGGTGACGTCCTGCTGCTGGGGGAGGGGGACATCGTCGCCGCAGACGCCGACCTGACCGAGGCATCCGCACTCCTGGTGGACGAATCCATGCTCACGGGCGAATCCGAGCCGGTGGACAAGACGGCGGACGACACGGTCAGCGCAGGCACCGTCGTCGTCCGTGGCCGAGGGTCCGCTACCGCGACCGCCACGGGGCCGGCGAGTGCCCTCGGGCGCATCGCGGCTCTCCTCGACACGGGCCGGGACCTCACCCCGCTCCAGCGTCGCCTCGCCTCACTGGGCCGGATCCTGGCGGCCGTCACCATCGCCCTGTGCGTGCTGTTCTTCGCCCTGGGCCTGGTGCGTGGCCTCCCGTGGAGCACGATGGCCGTGACCTCCATCAGCCTGGCTGTCGCCGCAGTGCCGGAGTCCCTCCCCGCCGTGGTCACACTCGCCCTCGCGCTCGGAGCGCGCCGGATGGCAGCCCGCAACGCCCTGGTCCGCCGTCTGCCGGCCGTGGAAACCCTTGGCTCCGTGAGCATCCTGGCCACGGACAAGACGGGCACCCTCACCGAGGGGCGCATGGTGGTCCAGCACCTGTGGACGCCCTCCGGCACCGCAGATGTGACCGGCAGCGGCTACGAGCCGCTGGGAAGCCTGACCCGAGAAGGGCAGCCCCTGGCGGCAGACCAGCTCCGGCCACTGCAGGAACTGCTCACGACGGCGGCCCTGTGCAACGACGCCGGCCTGCGGCCCCCCGGAAAGGGCTCGGACACGTGGACGGCTGTGGGCGATCCGATGGAGGCCGCGCTGCTGGCGGCAGCCGCGAGAGCGGGTTGCCCGGACCAGGCCGCCCTGCACCGGGACTGTCCCCGGTTCGCGGAAGCTCCCTTCGACAGCCTCCGCAAGCGTATGACCACACTGCACCATCTTCCGGACGGAAACGTCCTGGTATGCCTCAAGGGCGCGCCAGAGGCGGTACTGACCGCCGAGGTGCTTGCCGCACCGCAGGAGCTTCTGGACGGGGCCCACCGTCAGGCCGCTCTTCTGGCCGCGCAAGGCTTTCGGGTCCTGGCCGTGGCAGGAACCGAGCGGCTCGTGTGGGACCGGCCGGCTCCCGAGGCCGAGCACGGACTGAGCCTCCTGGGCCTCGTCGCCATCAGTGACCCGCCCAAAGCGTCGGCCGCCACGACCCTGGAAGCATGCCGCGCGGCGGGCATCACCCCCGTCCTGATCACCGGCGACCATCCGGCGACGGCTCAAGCCATCGCCGTGCGTACCGGCCTCGTCGAGGACGGATCCGCCAGTGAGGTCCTCACCGGGCCGGAACTGGCCGCGGCCCCGGACACCGACCTGACCCGGATCCGTGTCTTCGCCCGGACCGACCCGCAGCAGAAGCTGGACATCGTCCGCGCATGGCGCGCCCGGGGCGCTGTAACGGCCATGACCGGGGACGGCGTCAACGACGGCCCCGCCCTCCACCAGGCCGACATCGGTGTGGCCATGGGCGCCCGCGGAACCGAGGTCGCCCGCCAGGCGGCGGACCTCGTGCTCACCGACGACGAGCTGTCCACCGTGGTGAAGGCCGTAGAGGAAGGCCGCCGCGTCTACGACAACATCCGGCGCTTCCTCGTCTACGCCATGGCGGGCGGAGCCGCTGAGATACTGGTGATGCTGGCAGGCCCGGTGCTCGGCCTGGCGTTGCCCCTGCGGGCAGGACAGATCCTGTGGATCAACCTCCTCACCCACGGGCTGACGGGCGTGGCCATGGGCGCCGAACCCGTCACTCCGCAGGCCATGCGACGCCCACCGCGCCCGCCCGGACAGCACATCCTGGCCGCGGGCGTGTGGCAACGCCTCCTGGTACTCGCCGCAGTTGTGACGACCTTGAGCCTGGCCGCCGGCATCGTCGCACGTGCTATGGACCTGCCCTGGCAGAGCGTGCTCTTCCTGGCCCTGCTGGCGGCCCAGCTCGGAGTGGCCCTGGGCCTGCGCGCCCGACTGCTCATCAGGCAGAACCTCTTCCTCCCCGCCTCCGTAGCGGTCTCCGCGCTCCTGGCGACAGCCGCTCTGTACGTGCCCGCACTCCAGTCCCTGCTCGACACCGAGCCCGTGGGCTGGTCCGGTACGGGGCTCGCCGCCGCGGCCGGTCTCGGAGCGTTCATCGCCGCCCGGATCCTCCGGGGAGCGTTCCACAGAAAGGCATGA
- a CDS encoding isoamylase early set domain-containing protein codes for MLERKPRKNRTEVTFVLPADSPPGPVSVVGDFNDWQPGAHTLAPRRDGTRAVTVALPEGSEHSFRYLAAGDYWFDEEGADGHDGINSRLHT; via the coding sequence ATGCTGGAGCGAAAGCCGCGCAAGAACCGCACCGAGGTCACTTTCGTCCTGCCCGCCGATTCCCCGCCCGGCCCGGTCAGCGTGGTCGGCGACTTCAACGACTGGCAGCCCGGCGCCCATACGCTGGCGCCGCGCCGTGACGGCACCCGGGCCGTGACCGTTGCCCTGCCCGAAGGCAGTGAGCACTCCTTCCGCTACCTGGCCGCCGGTGACTACTGGTTCGACGAAGAGGGCGCCGACGGCCACGACGGCATCAACAGCCGCCTGCACACCTGA
- a CDS encoding CBS domain-containing protein, which yields MNVSAYMSAPAVSVNATTTIGEAARCMDLHGVGCLVVTEGTVLRGIVTDRDIAVRAVAGEFDRDDPVGAVMTAPAVTVDAAQDIHAAYQTFRNSGVRRLPVLDGRRVVGMLTVDDLLMDVFRRVADLLGPVAWSVLEEPPGPRDEIGPRARKQGKSPPASRGS from the coding sequence ATGAACGTGTCCGCGTACATGTCCGCCCCCGCCGTGTCCGTCAACGCCACCACGACGATCGGGGAGGCGGCCCGATGCATGGACCTCCACGGCGTCGGCTGCTTGGTCGTGACGGAGGGAACAGTATTGCGCGGCATTGTCACCGACCGTGACATCGCAGTGCGCGCCGTGGCCGGAGAGTTCGACCGCGATGATCCTGTGGGAGCGGTCATGACCGCTCCGGCTGTCACCGTCGATGCCGCCCAGGACATCCACGCGGCGTACCAGACGTTCCGCAACAGCGGCGTCCGGCGCCTGCCTGTCCTGGACGGGCGGCGAGTCGTGGGCATGCTGACCGTGGACGACCTGCTCATGGACGTCTTCCGCAGGGTGGCGGACCTGCTCGGCCCGGTCGCCTGGAGCGTCCTCGAGGAGCCCCCCGGCCCCCGGGACGAGATCGGCCCGCGCGCACGAAAGCAAGGAAAGAGCCCGCCCGCTTCTCGCGGATCCTGA
- a CDS encoding WD40/YVTN/BNR-like repeat-containing protein has protein sequence MGFTVTDPRTFLASGHPSPTDPTATSPQLGLIRSADTGQAWTTVSAGGDAGFNSLQQAGPTLYGLDSQTSQIWASKDGGATWERRAKIPGGDLAAHAGAPQEVWATTRDGLLHSTDGGATFQPVPGAPALAAVERPAPDQLIALAADGKVVASGDGRSWSERGRLPGGVQPAVLTAASPAHLLAADTNDAVYESKDGGRPWNTVHQPGHMNPGH, from the coding sequence ATGGGCTTCACCGTCACCGACCCGCGCACCTTCCTCGCCAGCGGCCACCCCTCCCCCACCGACCCCACCGCGACCTCACCGCAGCTGGGCCTGATCCGCAGCGCGGACACCGGCCAGGCCTGGACCACCGTCTCCGCCGGAGGGGACGCCGGCTTCAACTCCCTCCAGCAGGCCGGCCCGACCCTCTACGGCCTCGACAGCCAGACCTCGCAGATCTGGGCCAGCAAGGACGGCGGCGCGACCTGGGAACGGCGCGCGAAGATCCCAGGCGGCGACCTGGCCGCCCACGCAGGGGCGCCCCAGGAGGTGTGGGCGACCACCCGCGACGGACTGCTGCACAGCACCGACGGCGGTGCCACCTTCCAGCCGGTCCCCGGCGCACCGGCCCTGGCCGCCGTAGAGCGGCCCGCCCCGGACCAGCTGATCGCCCTCGCTGCCGACGGCAAGGTCGTGGCCAGCGGCGACGGCAGGTCCTGGAGCGAACGCGGCCGCCTCCCGGGCGGTGTACAGCCCGCGGTACTGACCGCGGCAAGCCCCGCCCACCTGCTGGCCGCCGACACGAACGACGCCGTCTACGAGTCCAAGGACGGCGGACGCCCGTGGAATACCGTGCACCAACCGGGCCACATGAACCCAGGGCACTGA
- a CDS encoding universal stress protein, with the protein MTVQVTVGLDGSSESVAAAAWAAREAVRREAPLRMVHVEELPVAPAIPYPIAAYDAERSTGPLRDTAEQLSKDHPGLEVTTEEVRGRARSLLSAAADESDLMVLGSRGLGGLVGFQAGSVSLAVVRRSHRPVVLVRADRADAPAAGEVPGPAVGEIVAGADLRHSNTPVLAFAFLEAARRGVRVRVVHGWTLPGPSVYAMVADPGIGETVGGHVASALAELVRPLRRS; encoded by the coding sequence ATGACTGTTCAGGTCACTGTGGGTCTGGACGGATCCTCCGAGAGTGTCGCCGCGGCCGCCTGGGCCGCACGCGAGGCCGTACGGCGCGAGGCCCCCCTGCGCATGGTCCACGTGGAGGAGTTGCCGGTCGCGCCCGCGATTCCCTACCCGATCGCCGCCTACGATGCGGAGCGGTCCACGGGACCGCTCCGCGACACGGCCGAGCAACTGAGCAAGGACCACCCGGGGCTTGAGGTGACGACCGAAGAGGTGCGTGGGCGCGCTCGCTCCCTGCTGAGTGCGGCCGCCGACGAGTCGGATCTCATGGTGCTCGGCTCCCGCGGGCTCGGAGGACTCGTTGGGTTCCAGGCCGGGTCTGTTTCTCTGGCCGTCGTTCGCCGCTCACACCGGCCGGTCGTGCTCGTACGCGCCGACCGGGCGGACGCCCCGGCCGCGGGAGAGGTGCCCGGACCGGCTGTCGGCGAGATCGTCGCGGGCGCCGACCTCCGACACTCGAACACGCCCGTGCTCGCCTTCGCGTTCCTGGAGGCGGCGCGTCGGGGCGTGAGGGTTCGCGTCGTGCACGGCTGGACTCTGCCCGGTCCGTCCGTGTACGCGATGGTGGCCGATCCAGGCATTGGCGAGACGGTCGGTGGCCACGTCGCATCCGCTCTGGCAGAACTGGTCCGGCCCTTGCGCAGGAGCTGA
- a CDS encoding universal stress protein encodes MTGRKGRDIVVGIDPARDWHLPLAWAADEAHRRRLPLRLVLAVAPQHDTHHVDDTPGHMALRRAGADRLDQARNWVDARHPEVDVTGDLLHGFPVPVLGRVAKEARLVVLGSRHLSRTAEFFSAGSIVVPVSAQASCPVVVVGEGEHISRQPPYVAVGLDGSASATAALTFAFDEADLRGAALRVVCVWQPALFMPNDEEVALRAHRALLSEATAGLSDKYPDVHVTHEAMTGHPVEELARAAEHAPALVVGRRGRGGYTGMRLGSVVHGLLHRAHCPVITVPSE; translated from the coding sequence ATGACCGGCCGCAAGGGCCGAGACATCGTCGTCGGGATCGACCCAGCCAGGGACTGGCATCTGCCCCTCGCCTGGGCCGCCGACGAGGCGCACCGCCGTCGGCTTCCCTTGCGCCTGGTGCTCGCGGTGGCGCCGCAGCACGACACCCACCACGTCGACGACACCCCGGGCCACATGGCCCTGCGACGGGCGGGAGCCGACAGGCTCGACCAGGCTCGCAACTGGGTAGACGCCCGTCACCCGGAGGTGGACGTCACCGGCGACCTGCTCCACGGGTTCCCCGTCCCTGTCCTGGGCAGGGTGGCCAAGGAGGCCCGGCTGGTCGTGCTCGGCTCGCGACACCTGAGCCGCACCGCGGAGTTCTTCAGCGCGGGCTCCATCGTGGTCCCCGTCAGCGCCCAGGCCAGTTGCCCGGTCGTCGTCGTGGGCGAGGGGGAGCACATCAGCCGGCAGCCGCCCTACGTGGCCGTCGGCCTCGACGGAAGCGCATCGGCCACGGCCGCGCTGACATTCGCCTTCGACGAGGCGGACCTGCGCGGAGCGGCGCTCCGGGTCGTCTGCGTGTGGCAACCAGCCCTGTTCATGCCGAACGACGAGGAAGTCGCCCTGCGAGCCCACCGCGCATTGCTTTCCGAGGCCACCGCCGGCCTGTCGGACAAGTACCCCGACGTGCACGTCACCCACGAGGCCATGACGGGCCACCCGGTCGAGGAACTGGCGCGGGCGGCCGAGCACGCGCCGGCCCTGGTGGTAGGCCGCCGGGGTCGCGGCGGATACACCGGAATGCGCCTCGGTTCCGTCGTCCACGGCCTCCTGCACCGTGCGCACTGCCCTGTGATCACCGTGCCGAGCGAATGA
- a CDS encoding 1-phosphofructokinase family hexose kinase: MNTAATPSPSTAETPDGAGGSGSASGPSILTLTMNPAVDLCWEVDRLEGIGKNRARVRSVAVGGGGINVARHVVRFGGRATAVHTAGGEVGLRVNRLLDEEGIDHVAVDIADDTREALVLFETQSRRSFHIVPPGPRLHRHEGERCLEVLERFVAGSPSYVVASGSLPAGLPDDYYAAVARRVGDAGSRLILDTSGPALPAALAAGVFLFRCNRTEAETLTGHPVSGFDDARALNERLLTTGAAEIAVTTLGALGALCSTVHGHTELHAPPLPGEPLSDAGAGDSMVAALTTRLAAGEDPVSACALGVATAAAAMLTPSTEPFDVEVARSLRPQVRTARRG; the protein is encoded by the coding sequence ATGAACACGGCCGCGACTCCGTCCCCCTCCACAGCCGAGACTCCCGACGGTGCGGGGGGATCGGGGAGTGCCTCCGGGCCGTCGATCCTCACCTTGACGATGAATCCTGCGGTCGATCTCTGCTGGGAGGTCGATCGCCTGGAGGGCATCGGCAAGAACCGTGCGCGGGTCAGGTCGGTGGCCGTCGGGGGCGGAGGGATCAATGTCGCCCGTCACGTCGTGCGGTTCGGGGGACGGGCCACCGCCGTCCACACCGCGGGAGGCGAGGTCGGCCTGCGCGTCAACCGGCTGCTGGACGAAGAGGGCATCGACCACGTCGCCGTCGACATCGCCGACGACACCCGCGAAGCGCTCGTGCTCTTCGAGACGCAATCGCGCCGCAGTTTCCACATCGTGCCGCCCGGCCCGCGCCTGCACCGGCACGAGGGAGAGCGGTGCCTGGAGGTGCTGGAGCGGTTCGTGGCCGGCAGTCCCTCGTACGTCGTCGCCAGCGGCAGCCTGCCCGCCGGGCTGCCGGACGACTACTACGCTGCCGTCGCCCGCCGGGTCGGGGACGCCGGATCCCGGCTGATCCTCGACACCTCCGGGCCGGCGCTCCCGGCAGCGCTCGCCGCAGGCGTGTTCCTGTTCAGGTGCAACCGAACCGAGGCCGAGACCCTGACCGGCCACCCCGTCAGCGGCTTCGACGACGCCCGAGCCCTCAACGAGCGCCTGCTCACCACGGGGGCCGCCGAGATCGCCGTCACCACCCTCGGAGCGCTGGGCGCGCTGTGCTCGACCGTGCACGGCCACACCGAACTCCACGCACCGCCGCTGCCCGGTGAGCCCCTGAGCGACGCCGGGGCGGGAGACAGCATGGTCGCCGCCCTCACCACGCGGCTGGCCGCCGGCGAGGACCCCGTCAGCGCCTGCGCGCTGGGGGTGGCCACGGCCGCCGCGGCGATGCTCACCCCCAGCACCGAACCGTTCGACGTGGAGGTGGCCCGGTCCCTCCGCCCACAGGTGCGGACCGCCCGCCGCGGCTGA
- a CDS encoding DUF305 domain-containing protein produces the protein MTTKRSLIRRATAVAAAATAALVLASCGGNGDNAGSAHNGHSTTSPSTSAPAQQGDHHAADVTFAQGMIPHHRQAIEMAGLAATHAESAEVKKLATEIKKAQDPEIKTLSGWLTSWGEQVPAEGQGHGGHDMSGMMSAEEMMQLESSSGKAFDTAFLQMMVKHHEGAVAMAKIEQSDGKYGPAKEMAGAIITSQSAEIARMNALLGNKS, from the coding sequence ATGACCACCAAGCGTTCCCTGATCCGCCGCGCCACCGCAGTGGCAGCAGCCGCCACCGCCGCCCTCGTCCTCGCTTCCTGCGGCGGAAACGGCGACAACGCCGGTTCGGCCCACAACGGCCACAGCACCACCTCGCCGTCCACATCCGCCCCGGCACAGCAGGGCGACCACCACGCGGCCGACGTCACCTTCGCCCAGGGGATGATCCCCCACCACCGTCAGGCCATCGAGATGGCCGGCCTCGCCGCGACCCACGCGGAGTCGGCCGAGGTGAAGAAGCTCGCCACCGAGATCAAGAAGGCTCAGGACCCGGAGATCAAGACTCTGTCCGGCTGGCTGACCTCCTGGGGCGAGCAGGTCCCGGCCGAGGGCCAAGGCCACGGCGGGCACGACATGTCCGGGATGATGTCGGCCGAGGAGATGATGCAGCTGGAGTCCTCGTCCGGCAAGGCGTTCGACACCGCCTTCCTCCAGATGATGGTCAAGCACCACGAGGGCGCGGTCGCCATGGCGAAGATCGAGCAGTCCGACGGGAAGTACGGGCCTGCCAAGGAGATGGCCGGAGCGATCATCACCTCCCAGAGCGCGGAGATCGCCCGGATGAACGCCCTCCTCGGCAACAAGAGCTGA
- a CDS encoding DUF6153 family protein: MDQQARRAVTPLGLRSHLLLVLAVLVGLVAMHGLGPGAVPASAAAPGCAAADETAIGHGTPGAGEHAMKLDPAVRADEPVGDGGSGHAQHADATCAAAGTAGTPVLDSPAAALTIVTAAPVLDLGIDMSSAVGGRAPPSLSELQLLRV; the protein is encoded by the coding sequence ATGGATCAGCAGGCGAGGCGCGCGGTGACGCCCCTCGGGCTGCGCTCCCACCTGCTGCTGGTCTTGGCCGTACTGGTCGGGCTCGTGGCCATGCACGGCCTGGGGCCGGGTGCTGTTCCGGCTTCCGCCGCCGCACCCGGGTGCGCGGCCGCCGACGAGACGGCCATCGGGCACGGCACTCCTGGGGCGGGCGAGCACGCAATGAAGCTCGACCCCGCGGTGCGTGCCGACGAGCCGGTCGGCGACGGCGGCAGCGGGCACGCCCAGCACGCGGATGCGACCTGCGCCGCCGCGGGCACGGCGGGCACCCCGGTCCTGGACTCTCCGGCCGCCGCCTTGACCATCGTTACGGCCGCGCCGGTCCTCGATCTCGGAATCGACATGAGCAGTGCGGTTGGCGGACGCGCGCCACCGTCACTGAGCGAACTGCAACTCCTGCGCGTATAG
- a CDS encoding pyridoxamine 5'-phosphate oxidase family protein: MENRPVGSAAVAPAGPTLRRRTEEIGTEEALRLLGTVGLGRIVFTRHALPAVRPVNHLLDDGDIIVRVQDGSTLAALLTAPDSPDVVVAYEADAIDPDTRLGWSVVATGYASAVTDPTELNRYAQRLKSWADAPSSDAVRIRPGVVTGFTLRAVNS; encoded by the coding sequence ATGGAGAACCGCCCGGTCGGCAGCGCCGCCGTCGCTCCTGCCGGCCCTACGCTCCGGAGACGAACGGAAGAGATCGGCACCGAGGAAGCGCTCCGGCTGCTCGGAACCGTCGGACTGGGCCGCATCGTGTTCACCCGCCATGCTCTGCCTGCCGTGCGCCCGGTTAACCATCTCCTTGACGACGGCGACATCATCGTCCGCGTTCAGGACGGCTCGACACTGGCGGCCCTGCTCACGGCCCCGGACAGTCCGGACGTCGTCGTGGCCTACGAGGCCGACGCCATCGACCCTGACACCCGTCTGGGCTGGAGCGTGGTGGCCACCGGCTATGCCAGCGCCGTCACCGACCCGACCGAGCTGAACCGCTATGCGCAGCGCCTCAAGTCCTGGGCTGACGCACCGTCATCAGATGCCGTTCGGATCAGACCGGGCGTGGTCACCGGCTTCACGCTCCGGGCAGTCAATTCGTAG
- a CDS encoding universal stress protein, which produces MESTFRTPDTSSVVVGVDGSNAARTAAMWAAAEAARRDRPLHIVYGADTDGRTLYLSAEIIERVRANGRELLDETAKAVTDQYPGLRVSTEFSRADAVSTLHRAGALHGTIVVGNRGVGGFDSLMLGSVGLDVAAAAMTPVVIVRGLDGAKETGTVLAAIRDEHDLLYARYAACEAVLRKGSLRLLHVWNILQSVGLVVSMLDDVDEIAATHAEALRAVTDAVRDEFPDLEVRADAEKSISVAGVLVEGSRRADLLVMGGRRVPGALGITRSLGRATHSVLHHAHCPVLLIPRMGSDFGSRP; this is translated from the coding sequence GTGGAAAGCACCTTCCGCACCCCGGATACCAGTTCAGTGGTTGTTGGCGTCGACGGCTCGAACGCGGCACGTACGGCCGCCATGTGGGCAGCAGCAGAGGCCGCACGCCGCGACCGCCCCCTGCACATCGTCTACGGGGCCGACACCGACGGCAGGACCCTCTACCTGTCGGCGGAGATCATCGAACGGGTCCGCGCCAACGGCCGGGAACTCCTGGACGAAACGGCGAAGGCTGTTACCGACCAGTACCCAGGTCTGCGCGTGAGCACGGAGTTCAGCCGAGCCGACGCCGTCAGCACCCTCCACCGGGCCGGTGCCCTGCACGGCACCATCGTGGTGGGCAATCGCGGCGTCGGCGGATTCGACTCGCTCATGCTCGGCTCGGTCGGCCTGGACGTCGCGGCTGCCGCCATGACCCCGGTCGTCATTGTCCGGGGCCTCGACGGGGCCAAGGAGACCGGAACCGTCCTCGCCGCCATCCGTGACGAGCACGACCTCCTGTACGCCCGCTACGCCGCGTGCGAGGCCGTACTGCGCAAGGGATCGCTCCGACTCCTGCACGTCTGGAACATCCTGCAGTCCGTAGGCCTGGTTGTGAGCATGCTCGACGACGTCGACGAGATCGCGGCCACGCACGCGGAAGCCTTGCGTGCCGTCACCGACGCGGTCCGCGACGAGTTCCCCGACCTCGAGGTGCGGGCCGACGCCGAGAAGAGCATCTCCGTGGCCGGCGTCCTGGTCGAAGGTTCCCGCCGCGCCGACCTGCTCGTCATGGGCGGCCGCCGGGTCCCCGGCGCCCTCGGGATTACCCGCAGCCTGGGCAGGGCCACGCACAGCGTCCTGCACCACGCGCACTGCCCCGTCCTCCTCATTCCCCGGATGGGCAGCGACTTCGGGAGCAGGCCATGA
- a CDS encoding OsmC family protein, whose amino-acid sequence MTDTAPGRSGTRLPEAAHRLDVAHVDGDVYVVDVRGHRFRVDQPTDAGGTDTAPTPTELFAASLATCVAFYAGRYLLRHGLSSDGLAVRAEFAMATDRPARVAAVRLVIEPPPQMPETRRAGLLAVASHCTVHNTLQQPPEIGIDLAS is encoded by the coding sequence ATGACCGACACTGCACCGGGAAGGTCTGGTACTCGGCTGCCGGAGGCTGCCCACCGGCTCGATGTCGCCCACGTCGACGGCGATGTCTATGTGGTCGACGTGCGCGGCCACCGCTTCCGTGTCGACCAGCCCACGGACGCGGGCGGGACGGACACCGCGCCCACGCCGACCGAGCTGTTCGCAGCCTCCTTGGCTACGTGCGTCGCCTTCTACGCGGGGCGCTACCTGCTGCGCCACGGTCTGTCGAGCGACGGCCTGGCCGTGCGGGCAGAGTTCGCCATGGCCACCGACCGACCCGCCAGGGTGGCCGCAGTGCGCCTGGTGATCGAGCCGCCCCCGCAGATGCCCGAAACGCGGCGCGCGGGTCTTCTCGCCGTCGCCTCGCACTGCACCGTCCACAACACGCTCCAGCAGCCGCCAGAGATCGGGATCGACCTCGCGTCGTAG
- a CDS encoding DUF1918 domain-containing protein → MKTYVPGTGVNAEVGDQIVVGGPTAGRPGRDGEVIALHHEDGTPPYHVRWSDTGRTTVIQRSRPGPAALP, encoded by the coding sequence ATGAAGACGTACGTACCGGGAACCGGCGTGAACGCCGAGGTGGGCGACCAGATCGTCGTGGGCGGCCCCACCGCCGGAAGGCCAGGTCGCGACGGCGAAGTCATCGCCCTGCACCATGAAGATGGCACCCCGCCCTACCACGTACGCTGGTCCGACACGGGTCGTACCACAGTGATCCAGCGGTCCCGGCCAGGGCCTGCTGCCCTTCCATGA
- a CDS encoding Crp/Fnr family transcriptional regulator — protein MSTPSPIRINAALPADCRSRLMEFAREVNLDEGTRLFHEGGRADRFWIVRSGTVTLDVHVPGRRAAVIETLGAGELVGCSWLFKPYMWRLGAEAMTPVRAYEFDAVEVRSLMDSDTAFGSALGHWVGQVLAHRLQAARIRLLDLYAPYGSGSFL, from the coding sequence ATGAGCACTCCTTCTCCCATCCGCATCAATGCCGCGCTGCCGGCCGACTGCCGTTCGCGCTTGATGGAGTTCGCCCGCGAGGTCAACCTCGACGAGGGGACCCGCCTCTTCCACGAGGGGGGTCGTGCGGACCGGTTCTGGATCGTCCGGTCGGGCACCGTGACCCTGGACGTGCACGTTCCCGGTCGACGCGCGGCTGTCATCGAGACCCTCGGGGCCGGGGAGCTGGTCGGCTGCTCGTGGCTGTTCAAGCCCTACATGTGGCGCCTCGGCGCCGAGGCGATGACACCGGTCCGTGCCTACGAGTTCGACGCGGTGGAGGTCCGCTCCCTGATGGATTCCGATACCGCGTTCGGCTCGGCCCTGGGCCATTGGGTCGGGCAGGTCCTCGCCCACCGGCTACAAGCCGCTCGGATCCGCCTGCTCGACCTGTACGCGCCCTACGGCAGCGGCAGTTTCCTCTGA